A single genomic interval of Aureliella helgolandensis harbors:
- a CDS encoding sulfatase family protein: MRLASAFLMMCFACWWGVSVDHGGIPRANAASPNIILFMADDMGMGDSSVYQDFTGNSSAEQVATPNMERLARMGVRFTDAHTPSSRCTSTRYGLLTGRFPWRSRLKHWVLFGSQGDPLIEADRPTLASLLRDQGYATGMVGKWHVGLRYRQSNGQPAAGWEDADLSQPLHTSPLDFGFDSAWITSRSHATSGPDAAKLAEPATPPRRQRKRQSEATATAENNVGPGHIHGRTVMAASPNGKQLRATGDDAYVWHDLGKRHSDHAVEFLESHLQDATTATQPFFLYYASNSNHSPYTPSEFIAGHPVAGAAVTKSGAKMDVRHDFVYENDVALGRLLDWLQATPDPRSPGQPLIENTLLIFTSDNGAEINSPVASGPFRSHKGSVYEGGHRVPLLAAWPKGGVGDGSTDTPGGTREALVGLQDLYATFSEILQVELPDNARGERGAEDSFSALAAFQGRTALTRPPMFFNDHKQSKQDHAACAVRVDSPTVQGQAFPGKWKLFFTPSLIRTGTPLPTELYNLSEDPVETKNLLGEKPLERLVAFLTHEAKQHRNAGGYRLNQAAQSTSRSLHFTSHRGDPTTVAKQVAGQRTAEVTLQNSQAPISDLTVICTAYGANGNTSCELTCTLAGLGVSTGASPACDASEAIGFQFSHSVVVESVTLVAGSGQCGGFYTIGDKAPSQVYCMDADNDEQDQSGNVSDLGVVLDGEVLRFDSSPFMGVEPQGEWSIAKIVVRVLNAE, translated from the coding sequence ATGCGTTTAGCATCAGCCTTCCTGATGATGTGCTTCGCCTGTTGGTGGGGAGTTTCGGTTGACCATGGTGGGATACCACGGGCGAACGCGGCTAGCCCCAACATCATCTTGTTCATGGCTGACGATATGGGAATGGGAGATAGCAGCGTCTACCAAGATTTTACCGGCAACAGTTCCGCTGAGCAGGTCGCAACGCCCAATATGGAACGTTTGGCGCGGATGGGAGTCCGTTTTACCGATGCCCATACACCCTCTTCGCGCTGTACTTCGACGCGCTACGGACTGTTAACCGGTCGTTTCCCTTGGCGCAGTCGGCTCAAGCATTGGGTCTTGTTTGGATCGCAGGGAGATCCCTTGATCGAAGCCGATCGCCCCACGTTGGCGTCCCTGTTGCGAGATCAGGGCTACGCTACGGGGATGGTCGGGAAGTGGCATGTGGGGTTGCGTTATCGACAATCCAATGGCCAGCCAGCTGCGGGTTGGGAGGATGCCGATTTGAGTCAACCGCTGCATACCTCGCCACTCGATTTCGGTTTTGATTCCGCTTGGATCACGTCGCGGTCCCACGCTACCTCCGGGCCGGATGCTGCCAAGCTGGCTGAGCCAGCGACACCGCCGCGGCGGCAACGCAAACGCCAATCCGAAGCAACTGCTACTGCAGAGAACAACGTGGGACCGGGCCATATTCACGGACGCACGGTGATGGCCGCTTCCCCGAACGGCAAGCAGCTGCGTGCAACCGGCGACGATGCTTACGTCTGGCACGACTTGGGAAAACGCCATTCCGACCATGCAGTGGAGTTTCTTGAGTCACATCTCCAAGACGCTACCACCGCGACACAGCCGTTCTTCCTGTACTACGCCAGCAACTCTAATCATAGTCCCTACACTCCGTCCGAATTCATCGCGGGCCATCCGGTGGCTGGCGCTGCGGTCACCAAGTCGGGCGCTAAAATGGATGTCCGCCATGATTTTGTCTATGAAAATGACGTGGCTTTGGGGCGACTCCTCGATTGGCTTCAGGCGACTCCCGATCCGCGTTCACCAGGGCAGCCACTGATCGAGAATACTTTGCTTATTTTCACCAGCGACAATGGAGCGGAGATCAACTCGCCAGTGGCTAGTGGCCCCTTTCGCAGTCACAAGGGCTCCGTCTACGAGGGAGGACATCGAGTTCCGCTGTTAGCCGCGTGGCCCAAGGGAGGAGTGGGGGATGGTTCTACCGATACACCCGGGGGGACGAGGGAGGCCCTCGTCGGACTGCAGGACCTCTACGCGACCTTCAGCGAAATTTTGCAAGTGGAATTGCCTGACAACGCGCGGGGGGAGCGTGGTGCGGAGGACAGCTTTAGCGCATTGGCGGCGTTCCAGGGACGGACTGCTTTAACTCGGCCACCGATGTTCTTCAACGATCACAAGCAGTCCAAGCAAGACCATGCGGCTTGCGCTGTGCGTGTCGATTCGCCCACTGTTCAGGGGCAGGCGTTCCCAGGGAAATGGAAACTGTTTTTTACTCCCAGCCTAATTCGTACGGGTACGCCCCTACCCACTGAGCTCTACAACTTGAGCGAAGATCCCGTTGAGACGAAAAATCTGCTAGGTGAGAAACCATTGGAACGACTCGTTGCTTTCCTGACCCACGAGGCTAAGCAGCACCGCAATGCGGGTGGCTATCGACTGAATCAAGCGGCTCAGTCGACAAGTCGGAGCTTGCATTTCACCTCTCATCGTGGAGACCCTACGACGGTTGCGAAGCAGGTCGCGGGCCAGCGCACAGCGGAGGTCACTCTACAAAATTCCCAAGCGCCGATTTCGGATCTAACGGTAATCTGCACCGCCTACGGGGCAAATGGTAACACCAGCTGTGAACTCACCTGCACATTAGCCGGGTTGGGAGTCTCCACAGGCGCATCACCAGCTTGTGACGCGTCGGAGGCGATCGGCTTCCAATTCTCCCACTCGGTTGTGGTCGAATCGGTGACGTTGGTGGCGGGCAGCGGCCAATGTGGCGGCTTCTATACAATCGGAGATAAAGCGCCGAGTCAGGTGTACTGCATGGATGCCGACAACGACGAACAAGATCAGAGTGGGAATGTCAGCGATTTAGGGGTAGTGCTGGACGGTGAGGTGCTGCGGTTCGACAGCAGCCCGTTCATGGGAGTGGAGCCTCAAGGAGAGTGGTCCATAGCGAAAATTGTAGTTCGAGTTCTTAACGCAGAATGA
- a CDS encoding serine hydrolase domain-containing protein, giving the protein MMNRRTALQTGIGLALASPLLAAVQNSRLEAAAAVLQHATSTGQIDAAALHVWQAERESAWAFGAATDHDAIFLLASISKPISVAAIMSLADAGEFDLNDSVQKFLPEFRGEGRERITMRHLFTHASGLPDQLPENSKLRAAHASLSEFVTAAIRTPLLFPAGTRFGYSSMAILLAAEVATRISGKPIARLVEETVLQPLEMKHSALGVGQLPTSDLMRCQVEEAAPESGAGAPSAQNWDWNSDYWRQLGTPWGGMHGSAADVARFLRAFLHPPEGFLKPETIALMLRNQNPPDMWPRGLGFDLGSGLSGPQRSPNVFGHTGSTGTLCWADPDSDSLCVVLTTLPSQAAAPHPRSLAAEHVAEAVR; this is encoded by the coding sequence ATGATGAATCGACGAACCGCACTTCAAACAGGGATCGGGCTAGCACTCGCGAGCCCGCTCTTAGCCGCTGTGCAAAACAGCCGACTCGAGGCGGCCGCCGCAGTGCTGCAACACGCAACCTCCACGGGACAAATCGACGCTGCCGCCCTGCACGTCTGGCAAGCCGAGCGTGAGTCGGCATGGGCCTTTGGCGCCGCCACCGACCACGATGCGATTTTCTTGTTAGCGTCTATTTCCAAACCCATCAGCGTGGCTGCGATAATGTCTTTAGCGGACGCCGGTGAGTTTGACTTGAACGACTCGGTTCAAAAGTTTCTACCGGAATTTCGCGGGGAGGGACGTGAACGGATCACGATGCGTCACCTCTTCACGCATGCTTCTGGACTTCCCGATCAGTTGCCTGAAAACTCAAAACTGCGCGCCGCTCACGCGTCACTCTCCGAATTCGTCACCGCAGCTATTCGCACTCCACTGTTGTTTCCTGCAGGAACAAGGTTTGGATATAGCAGTATGGCAATTCTATTGGCGGCCGAAGTAGCCACCCGCATCAGTGGGAAACCCATTGCCCGCCTCGTTGAGGAAACCGTTTTGCAACCGCTGGAAATGAAACACTCCGCCCTAGGCGTGGGGCAACTTCCCACCAGCGATTTAATGCGTTGTCAGGTTGAAGAGGCTGCCCCCGAATCGGGCGCTGGTGCACCGTCGGCCCAAAACTGGGACTGGAACAGTGACTACTGGAGACAACTTGGCACTCCCTGGGGTGGCATGCATGGTTCCGCTGCTGACGTCGCTCGCTTTCTGCGCGCCTTCCTGCATCCTCCCGAGGGCTTTCTCAAGCCCGAAACGATTGCGCTCATGCTCCGCAATCAGAACCCACCTGACATGTGGCCAAGAGGTTTGGGGTTTGACCTGGGAAGTGGCTTGAGCGGCCCTCAGCGCAGCCCTAACGTCTTTGGGCACACCGGTTCAACCGGTACGCTGTGTTGGGCCGATCCCGACTCCGACTCGCTATGCGTCGTCCTCACGACACTCCCTAGCCAAGCGGCCGCGCCGCACCCCCGCAGTCTCGCGGCCGAGCATGTTGCGGAGGCGGTGCGTTAA
- a CDS encoding 3-keto-disaccharide hydrolase — protein MHNVLFPAVLRANLLALVLTLFSTTVVLAEAPAGFVPLFNGTDLTGWKGLVGNPKTRAEMTASELSAAQAEADASMRAHWKAVDGVLVFDGAGKSLCTAKDYGDFELYVDWKIGTGGDSGIYLRGSPQVQIWDTEHVDYFRHGAENGSGALWNNQQHPRFPLIKADKPVGQWNTFYIRMLGERVTIKLNDQLVSENVVMENLWDRNLPIYPRGQIELQNHGNTLYFRDLYVREIPASEANALLAEQAPSSGFQPLFNGRDLTGWQGDLASCEVVEGSLVWKKGMGGTVFSENEYADFVAQLEFKLEPGGNNGLALRYAGEGSPNLEGFELQILDSEDPQYADIDPRQHHGSAYGLAAAHRGYLRPVGEWNFQQVTMRGSRLLVELNGFTILDTDLSEAKEFLGGGHVPAGAMRESGYFGFAGHNEPVAFRNIAIRELPGEPAEPPSGDAAISPVDGPVQIFNGRNLEGFYSWNRDSAYSDPKKVFAVEDGMLHISGDGYGGLITNQTYRDYHLVIEFKWGGKTWGDRVDRARDSGVLVHAWGPDGGFHNTWMAAIEAQIIEGGVGDILVLSGIDPVTGQALPTTLTAEIGQDRDGEKVWRKGAERTTLSSGRINWFGRDVDWADRIDFRGREDVESPMGEWTRMEVIAEGGHLVYRVNGVMVNEAFDAKPDSGKLVLQTEQAEMWVRRFELWPLGKANLEELKQAE, from the coding sequence ATGCATAATGTGCTTTTCCCAGCAGTGCTACGGGCAAATTTATTGGCGTTAGTTCTGACTCTGTTCTCCACGACTGTAGTCTTGGCTGAAGCTCCAGCTGGATTTGTTCCGCTATTCAATGGGACTGATTTGACCGGTTGGAAAGGCCTCGTCGGGAATCCAAAAACGCGGGCCGAGATGACAGCCAGCGAGTTGTCGGCGGCCCAGGCGGAGGCTGACGCGTCCATGCGAGCTCACTGGAAGGCCGTTGATGGCGTCCTTGTATTCGATGGAGCAGGCAAGAGCCTTTGTACGGCTAAGGATTACGGAGATTTTGAGCTCTACGTCGACTGGAAGATCGGCACGGGGGGCGACAGCGGAATTTACCTGCGCGGTAGTCCCCAGGTACAGATTTGGGATACTGAGCACGTCGACTACTTCCGCCACGGTGCCGAGAACGGATCGGGGGCGTTGTGGAATAACCAACAGCACCCTCGCTTCCCGCTAATCAAAGCCGATAAACCAGTGGGGCAATGGAACACGTTCTACATTCGTATGCTTGGCGAGCGAGTCACCATCAAGCTGAATGATCAACTAGTCTCGGAAAATGTGGTAATGGAGAATTTGTGGGACCGCAATTTGCCCATCTATCCGCGCGGCCAAATTGAATTGCAAAACCACGGCAACACACTCTACTTCCGCGATCTGTATGTGCGTGAAATTCCTGCCAGCGAAGCCAACGCGTTGTTGGCAGAACAAGCCCCAAGCAGTGGTTTTCAGCCTCTTTTCAATGGTAGGGATCTAACTGGTTGGCAAGGCGATCTAGCGAGCTGCGAAGTGGTTGAAGGCTCGTTGGTTTGGAAGAAGGGAATGGGTGGGACCGTCTTCAGTGAGAATGAGTATGCTGATTTTGTTGCCCAATTGGAATTCAAACTTGAGCCAGGTGGAAACAACGGACTGGCCTTGCGGTATGCAGGAGAAGGTTCTCCCAATCTTGAGGGATTTGAATTGCAAATTTTGGACTCAGAAGATCCGCAGTACGCCGACATCGATCCGCGTCAACACCATGGTTCAGCCTATGGGTTGGCGGCAGCACACCGCGGCTATTTGCGTCCAGTGGGAGAGTGGAATTTTCAACAGGTTACGATGCGGGGTAGTCGATTGCTTGTGGAACTCAATGGTTTTACCATTCTTGACACCGATTTGTCGGAAGCCAAAGAGTTCCTAGGGGGAGGCCATGTTCCAGCTGGTGCAATGCGAGAAAGTGGATATTTTGGTTTTGCGGGGCACAATGAACCTGTCGCGTTTCGCAATATCGCGATCCGAGAGCTGCCGGGTGAGCCGGCGGAGCCACCGTCGGGCGATGCGGCCATCAGTCCGGTCGATGGTCCCGTGCAAATCTTCAACGGTCGAAATTTGGAAGGCTTCTATAGCTGGAATCGTGATTCTGCCTATTCGGATCCCAAGAAGGTCTTTGCGGTAGAAGATGGGATGCTGCACATCTCAGGAGACGGCTACGGAGGTCTGATTACCAATCAAACCTACCGCGACTACCACTTGGTCATTGAATTCAAATGGGGAGGAAAAACCTGGGGCGATCGTGTCGATCGCGCTCGAGACTCGGGAGTGCTCGTCCACGCATGGGGACCAGACGGTGGATTCCACAATACTTGGATGGCCGCGATCGAAGCTCAAATCATCGAAGGGGGCGTTGGCGATATTCTCGTCTTGTCGGGAATCGATCCCGTTACCGGTCAGGCTCTGCCAACTACGCTCACAGCCGAAATTGGCCAAGATCGTGACGGCGAAAAGGTGTGGCGCAAAGGTGCGGAAAGGACGACGCTGTCCAGCGGCCGCATTAACTGGTTTGGTCGCGATGTGGATTGGGCCGACAGGATTGACTTTCGAGGCCGAGAAGATGTTGAGAGCCCCATGGGGGAGTGGACTCGGATGGAAGTCATTGCTGAAGGCGGACACTTGGTCTACAGAGTGAATGGCGTGATGGTCAACGAAGCCTTCGATGCGAAGCCCGATTCAGGCAAATTGGTACTGCAGACGGAACAGGCCGAAATGTGGGTGCGCCGCTTCGAACTCTGGCCGCTCGGTAAAGCAAACCTTGAGGAGCTGAAGCAGGCCGAGTGA
- a CDS encoding DUF1552 domain-containing protein, translated as MPNPYRRTFLRGAGVALALPLLESSLPAAKQDKPRCRRLVAINIGLGLHLPNIVPQQSGRNYDLPTYLKLLGDFREQFTVISGVSHPEVGGGHSSYKSFLTCQPHPNSAGFRNTISLDQFAAAKFGSETRFASLALSSSGPGLAWSRSGVEIPTLTRPSFVFQKLFLAGNPAERAQQTQRLQEGQSVLDVVMEKTKRLESKLSGRDRDKLDQYFEAVREAERRLAKAEAWEQKPKPAVDVKPPQDERDSKKIVECMRLMYDVMHLALESDSTRFATYNIAGMNAVPVIPGVDSDYHNLSHHGKDPAKIAQLTLVESALMQEFGRFLQKLSETTTPEGTLLDSTMVLFGSNLGNASSHDTKNMPIVLAGGGFQHGQHLAFDPKNNYPLPNLFVSMLQQLGMETDTFGTGTGTMAGLTSQT; from the coding sequence ATGCCCAATCCCTATCGCAGAACCTTCCTACGTGGTGCTGGAGTGGCTCTGGCATTGCCCCTGCTGGAATCCAGCCTACCCGCCGCCAAGCAAGACAAACCTAGATGCCGCCGTCTGGTAGCGATTAACATTGGTTTGGGCCTACACCTTCCCAACATTGTGCCACAGCAATCCGGTAGGAATTACGATTTGCCCACCTATCTCAAGCTGCTCGGAGACTTCCGAGAGCAGTTCACCGTGATCTCCGGGGTATCCCATCCGGAGGTGGGCGGTGGGCATTCCTCCTACAAATCTTTTCTAACGTGCCAACCTCACCCCAACAGCGCTGGATTTCGCAACACGATTTCCTTAGACCAATTCGCTGCAGCAAAATTTGGAAGTGAAACGCGGTTTGCATCACTAGCACTCAGCAGTTCAGGCCCCGGTCTTGCCTGGTCGCGGAGCGGCGTAGAGATTCCGACGCTGACGCGTCCCTCATTCGTGTTCCAAAAACTTTTCCTCGCAGGCAACCCCGCGGAACGAGCGCAGCAAACACAGCGTCTGCAGGAGGGACAAAGCGTGCTGGACGTGGTCATGGAAAAAACCAAGCGTTTGGAGAGTAAACTCAGTGGCCGGGACCGCGATAAACTTGACCAATATTTCGAAGCGGTCCGCGAAGCCGAACGGCGGTTGGCCAAGGCAGAAGCGTGGGAGCAGAAGCCTAAGCCGGCGGTTGACGTCAAACCACCTCAGGACGAACGCGATAGTAAGAAGATTGTTGAGTGCATGCGTTTGATGTACGACGTCATGCATTTGGCATTGGAATCGGATTCGACCCGCTTCGCCACCTACAACATTGCTGGCATGAATGCAGTGCCCGTGATTCCTGGAGTGGACAGCGACTACCACAATTTGTCCCACCATGGGAAAGACCCTGCCAAGATTGCGCAACTCACACTGGTAGAATCGGCTCTCATGCAAGAGTTTGGACGATTTCTCCAAAAGCTGTCCGAGACGACTACTCCAGAGGGCACGCTGCTTGACTCCACGATGGTGCTCTTCGGCTCCAACCTTGGAAACGCCAGTAGCCACGATACGAAGAATATGCCAATCGTCTTGGCGGGCGGCGGCTTTCAACACGGTCAACACCTCGCCTTTGATCCGAAGAATAACTACCCACTCCCCAATTTGTTCGTTTCGATGCTGCAACAACTGGGTATGGAAACTGACACCTTTGGAACCGGAACTGGAACCATGGCAGGTCTGACCAGCCAAACCTGA
- a CDS encoding sulfatase family protein codes for MSKLHGWLILIAISPLGQPVVAAAEKPNLVFIIADDCTFRDIGCYGGQAHTPHLDRFASQGMQFSACFQAAPMCSPTRHNIYTGLYPVRSGAYPNHTQAYNDVLSIVHYLQPLGYRVALTGKTHIAPKTVFPFEYLKANGNNPSAVEMDRLLRESRETQTPFCLFACSNEPHSPWDKGDASRYPADSVVLPPYIVDTPVVREDFRNYLAEITYFDSQVGEILELLDQHRLSDNTLVMIVSEQGNAFPFAKWTCYDSGLQSAMLVRWPGRVEVNSKTDAMVEYVDIAPTLVDAAGGEPNPDLDGRSFLRVLTGESEEHKSEVYGIMTTRGIINGSAAYAIRSVRTSQFKLIHNLNSNSKFTNACTSSAAFQSMEAKAEAGDATARKLVDAYYYRPEFELYDVLSDPLELTNIAHDPQNGKILADLQLRLQGWMQRQGDAGVATELSALERQGKGKKRNQAK; via the coding sequence ATGTCCAAGTTGCATGGCTGGTTGATCCTGATTGCGATCTCTCCACTGGGGCAACCTGTTGTCGCAGCTGCTGAAAAACCGAATCTGGTCTTTATTATTGCCGACGACTGCACCTTTCGAGATATCGGTTGCTATGGTGGGCAGGCACACACGCCCCACCTCGATCGCTTCGCCTCCCAAGGGATGCAATTCAGCGCCTGCTTCCAAGCGGCGCCCATGTGTTCGCCGACAAGGCATAATATTTATACCGGGCTCTATCCGGTGCGGAGTGGCGCCTATCCGAATCACACGCAGGCCTACAACGATGTGCTGAGTATCGTGCACTATCTGCAGCCACTGGGATACCGTGTGGCACTAACGGGCAAGACGCATATTGCGCCGAAAACTGTATTCCCCTTTGAGTACTTGAAGGCCAACGGCAACAATCCTAGTGCGGTGGAGATGGATCGACTACTGCGTGAATCCCGCGAAACTCAAACGCCGTTTTGCTTGTTTGCCTGTTCGAACGAACCCCATAGCCCATGGGATAAGGGAGACGCGTCGCGCTATCCAGCTGACTCGGTTGTATTGCCGCCCTATATCGTTGACACTCCGGTCGTTCGCGAAGATTTTCGAAACTATTTGGCGGAGATTACCTACTTTGATAGCCAAGTCGGTGAGATTTTGGAGCTGCTGGATCAACATCGTCTGAGTGACAACACGTTGGTCATGATCGTTTCCGAGCAGGGTAACGCGTTTCCGTTCGCCAAGTGGACTTGCTACGACAGCGGCCTGCAATCAGCCATGCTAGTCCGTTGGCCTGGCCGCGTTGAGGTCAACAGCAAGACCGATGCGATGGTGGAGTATGTGGATATTGCTCCTACGCTGGTAGATGCAGCTGGAGGAGAACCCAATCCAGACCTTGATGGACGAAGCTTTTTGCGGGTTTTGACTGGTGAATCTGAAGAGCATAAGTCGGAAGTGTATGGCATCATGACGACGCGGGGGATTATCAATGGTTCAGCGGCTTACGCCATTCGCTCGGTTAGGACCTCTCAATTCAAGCTCATTCACAATCTAAATAGCAACTCGAAATTTACGAATGCTTGCACCTCCTCTGCCGCGTTCCAATCGATGGAAGCTAAGGCTGAGGCGGGGGATGCTACGGCTCGCAAATTGGTCGACGCCTATTACTACCGACCCGAGTTCGAGTTATACGATGTTCTCAGCGATCCACTTGAACTCACCAACATTGCCCATGATCCGCAGAATGGGAAGATCTTGGCCGACTTGCAACTGCGTCTACAGGGGTGGATGCAGCGACAAGGGGACGCAGGAGTCGCGACGGAGCTCAGCGCATTGGAGCGTCAGGGGAAAGGCAAGAAGCGTAATCAAGCGAAATGA
- a CDS encoding dihydrodipicolinate synthase family protein: MAVDNSVFSGCIPALMTPCSAEGVPDFDALVRKGSELIELGMRAVVYCGSMGDWPLLTDAQRQEGVARLAAAGVPVIVGTGAQNTELAAAHAAHALKVGAQGLMVIPRVLSRGTSPAAQREHFSQVLQAGGELPAVIYNSPYYGFETKADLFFELRRSHANLVGFKEFGGAASLSYAAEHITSGDPSLILMVGVDTQVFHGFVHCAAGGAITGVGNALPREILRLVELCEAAADGNVEARRLARELDSALAVLSKYDDGPDLVLYYKELMVLEGNPEYSHHFNSSDALSASQRGFLHQQWNLFRTWWSQWPGATK; this comes from the coding sequence ATGGCCGTAGACAATAGTGTGTTCAGTGGTTGCATCCCCGCGTTGATGACCCCTTGTTCCGCGGAAGGGGTGCCCGACTTTGACGCACTGGTTCGCAAAGGGAGCGAATTGATTGAATTGGGAATGCGAGCCGTTGTCTACTGCGGCTCCATGGGGGACTGGCCTCTACTGACCGACGCTCAGCGTCAGGAAGGGGTTGCCCGCCTGGCTGCTGCAGGTGTTCCGGTCATCGTTGGAACGGGGGCTCAAAACACCGAATTGGCGGCCGCACATGCAGCGCACGCTCTCAAGGTAGGTGCACAGGGTTTGATGGTTATTCCTCGAGTTCTATCGCGCGGGACGTCGCCTGCAGCACAACGGGAACATTTCTCGCAGGTATTGCAGGCAGGTGGAGAATTGCCAGCAGTCATCTACAACAGTCCCTACTATGGCTTCGAAACCAAAGCCGATTTGTTCTTTGAACTACGGCGAAGCCATGCCAACCTGGTGGGGTTCAAAGAGTTTGGCGGGGCAGCCTCGTTGAGCTACGCGGCGGAGCACATCACCAGTGGCGATCCCAGCCTAATCCTCATGGTAGGCGTCGACACGCAAGTCTTCCATGGCTTCGTGCATTGTGCGGCGGGTGGAGCCATCACAGGTGTCGGCAACGCGCTGCCCCGCGAGATTCTGCGACTGGTGGAGCTTTGTGAAGCTGCGGCAGACGGCAATGTCGAGGCGCGCCGCTTAGCCCGCGAACTCGACTCGGCACTCGCCGTACTTTCCAAATATGATGACGGTCCCGATCTGGTGCTTTACTACAAGGAGCTGATGGTCCTGGAAGGCAATCCAGAATACTCCCACCACTTCAACTCCTCGGATGCACTCAGTGCCAGCCAGCGGGGCTTTCTCCACCAGCAGTGGAACCTATTCCGCACATGGTGGAGCCAATGGCCTGGCGCGACGAAGTAG
- a CDS encoding SGNH/GDSL hydrolase family protein codes for MNVSAVLSICLGLALAFVCPPCPAQSEADGVVRILLIGDSTTEGSVPRRLKPEGPHLEAVLEQLLAAEAELPVCQVINSSQGGEFIRRLIDSGRYARDVADLPNLDFIFIRYGINDRAKREEFSKNFPQDFHELLALLRKDHPQAMLIPMTVIPFSDKLRSQEINALIGEVAREEELQLFDIYPRYEAELLKGPHMLNYRRYPLEKIPAQYHQLVAPFVHGPSVEIMGNELDAILGDLPGWFGDRHPNLAGYNVIADETADYLTRLLRQPQAD; via the coding sequence ATGAATGTCTCTGCCGTACTTTCTATCTGCCTGGGGCTTGCGCTCGCGTTTGTATGTCCGCCCTGCCCTGCCCAATCGGAAGCGGACGGGGTAGTCCGAATACTGTTGATCGGCGACAGCACGACCGAGGGAAGTGTGCCACGGCGGCTTAAGCCTGAAGGGCCGCATCTAGAGGCGGTACTCGAGCAATTGCTGGCTGCGGAAGCGGAATTGCCAGTTTGCCAAGTAATCAACTCCAGCCAAGGTGGGGAATTTATCCGCCGGCTGATCGATTCGGGACGTTACGCGCGGGACGTGGCCGACCTGCCGAATCTCGACTTTATCTTCATCCGATACGGCATTAATGATCGAGCCAAGCGGGAGGAGTTCTCAAAAAACTTTCCCCAAGATTTCCACGAGTTGCTAGCGCTACTGCGCAAGGATCACCCGCAAGCGATGTTGATTCCGATGACCGTCATCCCGTTTTCTGACAAGCTGCGAAGTCAAGAGATCAACGCGTTGATCGGTGAGGTTGCCCGGGAAGAGGAGCTGCAGCTCTTTGACATCTATCCGCGTTATGAGGCCGAACTGCTCAAGGGACCGCACATGCTCAACTACCGCCGCTATCCTTTGGAAAAGATTCCGGCCCAGTATCACCAGTTGGTGGCGCCGTTTGTGCATGGACCGAGCGTTGAGATCATGGGAAACGAGCTTGACGCAATTCTTGGCGATTTGCCGGGCTGGTTTGGAGATCGGCACCCCAATCTGGCGGGCTACAATGTGATTGCTGACGAAACAGCGGACTACCTCACCCGCCTTTTGCGACAACCCCAAGCCGACTAG